A section of the Streptomyces sp. SCL15-4 genome encodes:
- the prfA gene encoding peptide chain release factor 1, whose amino-acid sequence MFEAVEELVAEHADLEKKLADPSVHADQANARKLNKRYAELTPIVATYRSWKSTGDDIETARELSAVDPDFAAEVKELEKQREELTEKLRLLLVPRDPSDDKDVILEIKAGAGGDESALFAGDLLRMYLRYAERVGWKTEIIDATESELGGYKDVQVAVKTRGQTEPGQGVWARLKYEGGVHRVQRVPATESQGRIHTSAAGVLVTPEAEEVDVEINPNDLRIDVYRSSGPGGQSVNTTDSAVRITHIPTGVVASCQNEKSQLQNKEQAMRILRSRLLAMAQEEAEREAADARRSQVRTVDRSEKIRTYNFPENRISDHRVGFKAYNLDQVLDGDLDAVIQACVDADSAAKLAAA is encoded by the coding sequence ATGTTCGAGGCCGTCGAGGAACTCGTCGCCGAGCACGCCGATCTGGAGAAGAAGCTCGCCGACCCGTCGGTCCACGCCGATCAGGCGAACGCGCGCAAGCTGAACAAGCGCTACGCCGAGCTGACCCCGATCGTCGCCACGTACCGCTCCTGGAAGTCGACCGGCGACGACATCGAGACCGCCCGCGAGCTGTCCGCCGTCGACCCGGACTTCGCGGCCGAGGTCAAGGAGCTGGAGAAGCAGCGCGAGGAACTGACCGAGAAGCTGCGCCTGCTGCTCGTCCCGCGCGACCCCAGCGACGACAAGGACGTCATCCTGGAGATCAAGGCGGGCGCGGGCGGCGACGAGTCGGCCCTCTTCGCCGGCGACCTGCTGCGGATGTACCTGCGCTACGCCGAGCGCGTCGGCTGGAAGACCGAGATCATCGACGCCACCGAATCCGAGCTGGGCGGCTACAAGGACGTCCAGGTCGCGGTGAAGACCCGCGGGCAGACCGAGCCCGGCCAGGGCGTCTGGGCCCGGCTGAAGTACGAGGGCGGCGTGCACCGCGTGCAGCGCGTCCCGGCGACCGAGTCCCAGGGCCGCATCCACACCTCCGCGGCCGGTGTGCTCGTCACCCCCGAGGCCGAGGAGGTGGACGTGGAGATCAACCCCAACGACCTCCGCATCGACGTCTACCGGTCCTCCGGCCCCGGCGGCCAGTCCGTGAACACCACCGACTCCGCCGTGCGCATCACGCACATCCCGACCGGCGTCGTCGCCTCCTGCCAGAACGAGAAGAGCCAGCTGCAGAACAAGGAGCAGGCGATGCGTATCCTGCGTTCCAGGCTGCTCGCCATGGCGCAGGAGGAGGCGGAGCGCGAGGCCGCCGACGCCCGCCGCAGCCAGGTCCGCACCGTGGACCGCTCCGAGAAGATCCGCACCTACAACTTCCCGGAGAACCGCATCTCGGACCACCGCGTCGGCTTCAAGGCGTACAACCTGGACCAGGTCCTGGACGGCGACCTCGACGCGGTCATCCAGGCCTGCGTCGACGCCGACTCGGCGGCGAAGCTCGCCGCCGCGTAA
- a CDS encoding homoserine dehydrogenase encodes MMRTRPLKVALLGCGVVGSEVARIMTTHAADLAARIGAPVELAGVAVRRTGKAREGIDPALVTTDATALVKRGDIDVVVEVIGGIEPARTLITTAFEHGASVVSANKALLAQDGAALHAAAEANGKDLYYEAAVAGAIPLIRPLRESLAGDKVNRVLGIVNGTTNFILDKMDSTGAGYQEALDEATALGYAEADPTADVEGFDAAAKAAILAGIAFHTRVRLDDVHREGMAEVTAADFRSAKEMGCTIKLLAICERSKDGTSVTARVHPAMIPLSHPLASVRGAYNAVFVESDAAGQLMFYGPGAGGSPTASAVLGDLVAVCRNRLNGATGPGESAYADLTVSPMGDVVTRYHISLDVADKPGVLAQVATVFAEHGVSIDTVRQQGKDGEASLVVVTHRAFDASLSGTVEALRKLDTVRGVASIMRVEGE; translated from the coding sequence ATGATGCGTACGCGTCCGCTGAAGGTGGCGCTGCTGGGCTGTGGAGTGGTCGGCTCAGAGGTGGCGCGCATCATGACGACGCACGCCGCCGACCTCGCCGCCCGCATCGGTGCCCCGGTCGAACTCGCCGGCGTGGCCGTCCGGCGTACCGGCAAGGCGCGTGAGGGCATCGACCCCGCGCTCGTCACCACCGACGCCACCGCCCTGGTCAAACGCGGGGACATCGACGTCGTGGTCGAGGTCATCGGCGGCATCGAGCCCGCCCGGACGCTCATCACCACCGCCTTCGAGCACGGCGCTTCCGTCGTCTCCGCGAACAAGGCGCTGCTCGCCCAGGACGGCGCCGCCCTGCACGCGGCGGCGGAGGCGAACGGCAAGGACCTCTACTACGAGGCCGCCGTCGCCGGCGCCATCCCGCTGATCCGGCCGCTGCGCGAGTCGCTCGCCGGCGACAAGGTCAACAGGGTCCTCGGCATCGTCAACGGCACGACCAACTTCATCCTCGACAAGATGGACTCCACCGGCGCCGGCTACCAGGAGGCCCTGGACGAGGCCACCGCCCTCGGGTACGCGGAAGCCGACCCGACCGCCGACGTCGAGGGCTTCGACGCCGCAGCCAAGGCCGCCATCCTCGCCGGCATCGCCTTCCACACGCGCGTCCGCCTGGACGACGTCCACCGCGAGGGCATGGCCGAGGTCACCGCCGCCGACTTCCGCTCCGCCAAGGAGATGGGCTGCACCATCAAGCTGCTCGCCATCTGCGAGCGCTCCAAGGACGGCACGTCGGTCACCGCGCGGGTGCACCCCGCGATGATCCCGCTCAGCCACCCGCTCGCCTCCGTGCGCGGCGCGTACAACGCCGTCTTCGTGGAGAGCGACGCCGCCGGGCAGCTGATGTTCTACGGCCCCGGCGCCGGCGGCTCGCCCACCGCCTCCGCCGTCCTCGGCGACCTGGTGGCCGTCTGCCGCAACCGGCTCAACGGCGCCACCGGGCCCGGCGAGTCGGCCTACGCCGACCTGACCGTCTCCCCGATGGGCGACGTCGTCACCCGGTACCACATCAGCCTCGACGTGGCCGACAAACCGGGCGTGCTCGCCCAGGTCGCCACCGTTTTCGCCGAGCACGGCGTGTCCATCGACACGGTTCGGCAGCAGGGCAAGGACGGCGAGGCCTCTCTCGTCGTCGTCACCCACCGGGCCTTCGACGCCTCCCTGTCCGGGACCGTCGAGGCGTTGCGCAAGCTGGACACCGTGCGGGGTGTCGCCAGCATCATGCGGGTTGAAGGAGAGTAA
- the lysA gene encoding diaminopimelate decarboxylase, whose translation MSRSAHPAGPRHADVLPEGHYSAPPADLNALDRKVWAQTVTRGDDGVVGVAGIPVTRLAEEFGTPAYILDEEDFRSRARAWRTAFGPDADVFYAGKAFLSRAVVRWLDEEGLNLDVCSGGELATALSAGMPAERIAFHGNNKSVEEIRRAVEAGVGRIVLDSFQEIVRVAHIAQSLGRRQKVQIRITVGVEAHTHEFIATAHEDQKFGIPLAGGQAAEAVRRALQLDGLELIGIHSHIGSQIFDMSGFEVAAHRVVGLLKDIRDEHGVELPEIDLGGGLGIAYTSADDPREPHEIAKALTEIVTRECEAARLRTPRISVEPGRAIVGPTAFTLYEVGTVKPLDGLRTYVSVDGGMSDNIRTALYDAEYSVALVSRASDAEPVLSRVVGKHCESGDIVVKDAFLPSDLAPGDLVAVPATGAYCRSMASNYNHVLRPPVVAVRDGEARVIVRRETEEDLLRLDVG comes from the coding sequence ATGAGCCGTTCCGCCCATCCCGCCGGGCCCCGCCACGCCGATGTCCTGCCCGAGGGGCACTACTCCGCACCACCCGCCGACCTCAACGCCCTGGACCGGAAGGTGTGGGCCCAGACCGTCACGCGCGGCGACGACGGTGTGGTCGGTGTCGCGGGCATCCCCGTCACCCGGCTCGCCGAGGAGTTCGGCACGCCCGCCTACATCCTCGACGAGGAGGACTTCCGGTCCCGCGCGCGTGCCTGGCGCACCGCGTTCGGTCCGGACGCGGACGTGTTCTACGCCGGCAAGGCCTTCCTCTCCCGGGCCGTCGTGCGGTGGCTGGACGAGGAGGGGCTGAATCTGGACGTGTGCTCCGGCGGCGAGCTGGCCACCGCGCTGTCCGCGGGGATGCCCGCCGAGCGCATCGCCTTCCACGGCAACAACAAGTCCGTCGAGGAGATCCGCCGGGCCGTGGAGGCCGGCGTCGGGCGGATCGTGCTCGACTCCTTCCAGGAGATCGTGCGGGTCGCCCACATCGCCCAGTCCCTCGGCAGGCGGCAGAAGGTCCAGATCCGGATCACCGTGGGCGTCGAGGCGCACACGCACGAGTTCATCGCCACCGCCCACGAGGACCAGAAGTTCGGCATCCCGCTCGCCGGCGGGCAGGCGGCGGAAGCCGTGCGGCGGGCGCTCCAGCTCGACGGGCTGGAGCTGATCGGCATCCACTCGCACATCGGCTCGCAGATCTTCGACATGTCCGGCTTCGAGGTCGCCGCCCACCGGGTCGTCGGCCTGCTGAAGGACATCCGCGACGAGCACGGCGTCGAACTGCCCGAGATCGACCTCGGCGGCGGGCTCGGCATCGCCTACACCAGCGCCGACGACCCCCGCGAGCCGCACGAGATCGCCAAGGCGCTCACCGAGATCGTCACCCGCGAGTGCGAGGCCGCCCGGCTGCGCACGCCCCGCATCTCCGTCGAGCCCGGACGGGCCATCGTCGGACCCACCGCCTTCACCCTGTACGAGGTCGGCACGGTCAAGCCGCTCGACGGGCTGCGGACGTACGTCTCCGTCGACGGCGGCATGTCGGACAACATCCGTACCGCGCTGTACGACGCCGAGTACAGCGTCGCGCTCGTCTCCCGCGCCTCCGACGCCGAGCCGGTGCTCTCCCGGGTCGTCGGCAAGCACTGCGAGAGCGGGGACATCGTGGTCAAGGACGCGTTCCTGCCGAGCGACCTGGCACCGGGCGACCTCGTCGCCGTGCCGGCCACCGGCGCGTACTGCCGGTCCATGGCCAGCAACTACAACCACGTCCTGCGGCCGCCCGTCGTCGCCGTACGGGACGGCGAGGCCCGGGTGATCGTCCGGCGCGAGACGGAGGAGGACCTCCTGCGTCTCGACGTCGGGTGA
- the thrC gene encoding threonine synthase — translation MTHQWRGIIEEYRDRLPVSDTTPVVTLREGGTPLVPAQVLSERTGCEVHLKVEGANPTGSFKDRGMTMAISKAKEEGAKAVICASTGNTSASAAAYAVRAGMVSAVLVPQGKIALGKMGQALVHGAKILQVAGNFDDCLTLARALSENYPVALVNSVNPVRIEGQKTAAFEIVDMLGDAPDIHVLPVGNAGNITAYWKGYKEYAADGVSTRTPRMWGFQASGSAPIVRGEVVKDPSTIATAIRIGNPASWQYALAARDESGGAIDEVTDREILRAYRLLAAQEGVFVEPASAASVAGLLKAAEQGKVDPGQRIVCTVTGNGLKDPDWAVAGAPQPVTVPVDAATAAERLGLA, via the coding sequence ATGACCCACCAGTGGCGCGGAATCATCGAGGAGTACCGGGACCGGCTGCCCGTCTCCGACACCACGCCGGTCGTGACGCTCCGCGAGGGCGGCACGCCCCTCGTGCCCGCGCAGGTGCTCTCCGAGCGCACGGGCTGCGAGGTCCACCTGAAGGTGGAGGGAGCCAACCCCACCGGGTCCTTCAAGGACCGCGGCATGACCATGGCGATCAGCAAGGCCAAGGAGGAGGGGGCGAAGGCCGTCATCTGCGCCTCCACCGGCAACACCTCCGCCTCCGCCGCCGCGTACGCGGTGCGGGCCGGCATGGTCTCGGCCGTCCTGGTGCCGCAGGGCAAGATCGCCCTCGGCAAGATGGGCCAGGCCCTCGTGCACGGCGCGAAGATCCTCCAGGTCGCCGGCAACTTCGACGACTGCCTCACCCTCGCCCGTGCGCTCAGCGAGAACTACCCCGTGGCGCTGGTGAATTCGGTCAACCCGGTGCGGATCGAGGGCCAGAAGACGGCCGCCTTCGAGATCGTGGACATGCTCGGCGACGCGCCCGACATCCACGTCCTCCCGGTCGGCAACGCGGGCAACATCACGGCCTACTGGAAGGGCTACAAGGAGTACGCCGCCGACGGCGTCTCCACCCGCACCCCGCGGATGTGGGGCTTCCAGGCCTCCGGCAGCGCCCCCATCGTGCGCGGCGAGGTCGTCAAGGACCCGTCGACCATCGCCACCGCCATCCGCATCGGCAACCCGGCCTCCTGGCAGTACGCCCTGGCCGCGCGCGACGAGTCCGGCGGGGCCATCGACGAGGTGACGGACCGTGAGATCCTGCGCGCCTACCGTCTGTTGGCCGCGCAGGAGGGCGTCTTCGTGGAGCCCGCCTCCGCCGCCTCGGTGGCCGGTCTGCTCAAGGCCGCCGAACAGGGCAAGGTCGACCCGGGCCAGCGCATCGTGTGCACGGTCACCGGCAACGGCCTGAAGGACCCGGACTGGGCCGTCGCCGGCGCCCCGCAGCCGGTCACCGTCCCGGTCGACGCCGCCACCGCGGCCGAGCGCCTCGGCCTCGCCTGA
- a CDS encoding LCP family protein: MAAESMPAITEPGTTGPRRRGKGRRRKAPSTGRKALRVTAWTAAGVVVLGGAGAGFVYFKLNGNLRSVDLNQALGTDRPAKIDNGSENILVLGSDTRAGTNKKLGGGTDDGSARSDTAMIVHVYEGHKQASVVSIPRDTLVDRPGCTDTKGTAHPAATGVMFNEAYSTGGAACAVKTVESISGIRMDHYLEVDFEGFQQLIDDLGGVRITTTKDIHDRQSHLDLEAGPHTLNGEQALGLVRTRHGVGDGSDLGRIQLQQAFIKALIDQVKHVGVFTSPKKLYDLADTATKAVTTDSDLGSVNALIDFAGSLKGISSSHMKMVTMPVQYDPANPNRVLLDTTKAQLVWNALRDDRQIPKAATSGTATGEAKGVVSAP, from the coding sequence GTGGCCGCCGAGAGCATGCCCGCGATAACCGAGCCGGGCACGACCGGACCCCGCCGCCGGGGCAAGGGGCGCCGCCGCAAGGCCCCGAGCACCGGCCGCAAGGCCCTGCGCGTGACCGCCTGGACGGCCGCGGGCGTCGTGGTGCTGGGCGGCGCCGGAGCCGGGTTCGTCTACTTCAAGCTCAACGGCAATCTCCGCAGCGTCGACCTCAACCAGGCCCTCGGTACCGACCGGCCCGCGAAGATCGACAACGGCTCCGAGAACATCCTGGTCCTCGGCTCGGACACCCGCGCCGGCACGAACAAGAAGCTCGGCGGCGGCACGGACGACGGCAGCGCCCGCTCCGACACGGCGATGATCGTCCATGTGTACGAGGGCCACAAGCAGGCCAGCGTGGTCTCCATCCCCCGGGACACCCTCGTCGACCGCCCCGGGTGCACCGACACCAAGGGCACCGCTCATCCGGCCGCCACCGGTGTCATGTTCAACGAGGCGTACTCCACCGGGGGCGCGGCCTGCGCGGTCAAGACCGTCGAGTCGATCAGCGGCATCCGCATGGACCACTACCTGGAGGTCGACTTCGAGGGCTTCCAGCAGCTCATCGACGACCTCGGCGGCGTCCGGATCACCACCACCAAGGACATCCACGACCGGCAGAGCCACCTCGACCTCGAGGCCGGCCCGCACACCCTGAACGGCGAGCAGGCCCTCGGTCTGGTCCGCACCCGGCACGGCGTGGGCGACGGCTCCGACCTCGGCCGCATCCAGCTCCAGCAGGCCTTCATCAAGGCCCTCATCGACCAGGTCAAGCACGTCGGCGTCTTCACCAGCCCCAAGAAGCTCTACGACCTCGCCGACACCGCCACCAAGGCCGTCACGACCGACTCCGACCTCGGCTCGGTCAACGCGCTGATCGACTTCGCGGGAAGCCTGAAGGGCATCAGCTCCTCCCACATGAAGATGGTCACGATGCCGGTCCAGTACGACCCGGCCAACCCCAACCGCGTCCTGCTGGACACCACCAAGGCCCAGCTGGTGTGGAACGCCCTGCGGGACGACCGGCAGATCCCGAAGGCGGCGACGAGCGGCACGGCGACCGGCGAGGCCAAGGGCGTCGTCAGCGCCCCGTAG
- the rho gene encoding transcription termination factor Rho, with translation MSDTTDLMGARVEETAAAPATDASAPATGAGSRRRRGTGLEGMVLAELQQVASGLGIRGTARMRKSQLIEVIKEAQAAGGAAPKAEAAATETKPKRRATSRTRTGEETAGKKADKAAEAPAEKAAAQQQIEIPGQPAGDTARAGAAERGADDAPAERRRRRATADAGSPAQNGAETVAAEARTEPKAETPAQSQQGEAKGDAGDGEGRGRRDRRERGRDRDRDRRNKGDEQQGGQQRQQQGQQQGGRQDSRQQDDDDFEGGRRGRRGRYRDRRGRRGRDEIAEPQLAEDDVLIPVAGILDILDNYAFIRTSGYLPGPNDVYVSLAQVRKNGLRKGDHVTGAVRQPKEGERREKFNALVRLDSVNGMAPEHGRGRPEFNKLTPLYPQDRLRLETDPGVLTTRIIDLVSPIGKGQRGLIVAPPKTGKTMIMQAVANAITHNNPECHLMVVLVDERPEEVTDMQRSVKGEVISSTFDRPAEDHTTVAELAIERAKRLVELGHDVVVLLDSITRLGRAYNLAAPASGRILSGGVDSTALYPPKRFFGAARNIEDGGSLTILATALVDTGSRMDEVIFEEFKGTGNMELKLDRKLADKRIFPAVDVDASGTRKEEILLGAEELAVVWKLRRVLHALDQQQAIELLLDKMKQTKSNVEFLMQIQKTTPTPGNGD, from the coding sequence GTGAGCGACACCACCGATCTGATGGGCGCACGTGTCGAGGAGACCGCTGCCGCGCCCGCCACGGACGCCTCCGCGCCTGCCACCGGTGCCGGGTCCCGGCGGCGCCGCGGTACCGGCCTCGAGGGCATGGTGCTGGCCGAGCTGCAGCAGGTCGCCTCGGGCCTCGGCATCAGGGGCACCGCGCGGATGCGCAAGAGCCAACTGATCGAGGTCATCAAGGAGGCGCAGGCCGCCGGGGGCGCCGCCCCCAAGGCCGAGGCCGCCGCCACCGAGACCAAGCCGAAGCGCCGGGCCACCTCCCGGACGCGCACCGGCGAGGAGACCGCCGGGAAGAAGGCGGACAAGGCCGCCGAGGCCCCCGCCGAGAAGGCCGCGGCCCAGCAGCAGATCGAGATCCCGGGCCAGCCGGCCGGGGACACGGCCCGTGCGGGCGCGGCCGAGCGCGGGGCGGACGACGCCCCGGCCGAGCGCCGTCGCCGCCGCGCCACGGCCGACGCGGGCAGCCCGGCGCAGAACGGCGCCGAGACCGTCGCCGCCGAGGCCCGGACCGAGCCGAAGGCCGAGACGCCGGCCCAGTCCCAGCAGGGCGAGGCCAAGGGTGACGCCGGTGACGGCGAGGGCCGTGGCCGCCGCGACCGCCGCGAGCGCGGCCGGGACCGTGACCGGGACCGCCGCAACAAGGGCGACGAGCAGCAGGGCGGCCAGCAGCGTCAGCAGCAGGGCCAGCAGCAGGGCGGCCGTCAGGACAGCCGGCAGCAGGACGACGACGACTTCGAGGGTGGCCGCCGCGGCCGCCGCGGCCGTTACCGCGACCGCCGTGGCCGTCGTGGCCGCGACGAGATCGCCGAGCCGCAGCTCGCCGAGGACGACGTCCTGATCCCCGTCGCGGGCATCCTGGACATCCTCGACAACTACGCCTTCATCCGGACCTCCGGCTACCTGCCGGGCCCGAACGACGTCTACGTCTCCCTCGCCCAGGTCCGCAAGAACGGCCTGCGCAAGGGCGACCACGTCACCGGCGCGGTCCGGCAGCCGAAGGAGGGCGAGCGCCGCGAGAAGTTCAACGCGCTGGTCCGCCTGGACTCCGTCAACGGCATGGCCCCCGAACACGGCCGCGGCCGCCCGGAGTTCAACAAGCTGACCCCGCTCTACCCGCAGGACCGGCTCCGCCTGGAGACCGACCCGGGCGTGCTGACCACCCGGATCATCGACCTGGTCTCGCCGATCGGCAAGGGCCAGCGCGGTCTGATCGTGGCCCCGCCGAAGACCGGCAAGACCATGATCATGCAGGCGGTCGCCAACGCGATCACGCACAACAACCCCGAGTGCCACCTGATGGTCGTCCTGGTCGACGAGCGTCCGGAAGAGGTCACCGACATGCAGCGGTCGGTCAAGGGCGAGGTCATCTCCTCGACCTTCGACCGTCCGGCCGAGGACCACACCACGGTCGCCGAGCTGGCCATCGAGCGCGCCAAGCGCCTGGTCGAGCTGGGCCACGACGTGGTCGTGCTGCTGGACTCGATCACCCGTCTGGGCCGTGCCTACAACCTGGCGGCGCCGGCCTCCGGCCGCATCCTGTCCGGTGGTGTCGACTCCACCGCGCTCTACCCGCCGAAGCGGTTCTTCGGCGCGGCGCGCAACATCGAGGACGGCGGCTCGCTGACCATCCTCGCCACCGCCCTGGTGGACACCGGGTCCCGCATGGACGAGGTGATCTTCGAGGAGTTCAAGGGCACCGGCAACATGGAGCTGAAGCTCGACCGGAAGCTCGCGGACAAGCGCATCTTCCCGGCGGTGGACGTGGACGCGTCCGGCACCCGCAAGGAGGAGATCCTGCTCGGTGCCGAGGAGCTGGCGGTCGTCTGGAAGCTCCGCCGGGTGCTGCACGCGCTGGACCAGCAGCAGGCGATCGAGCTGCTGCTCGACAAGATGAAGCAGACCAAGTCGAACGTCGAGTTCCTGATGCAGATCCAGAAGACGACGCCGACGCCCGGCAACGGCGACTGA
- the prmC gene encoding peptide chain release factor N(5)-glutamine methyltransferase — MNLLLAEVAQATQRLADAGVPSPRNDAEELAAFVHGVKRGQLHSVKDADFDARYWEVIARREQREPLQHITGRAYFRYLELQVGPGVFVPRPETESVVGWAIDAVRAMDVVEPCIVDLCTGSGAIALALAQEVPRSRVHAVELSEDALVWTRKNVAGSRVDLRQGDALTAFPDLDGQVDLVVSNPPYIPLTEWEYVAPEARDYDPEMALFSGEDGLDLIRGIERTAHRLLRPGGVVVIEHADTQGGQVPWIFTEERGWADAADHPDLNNRPRFATARKALP; from the coding sequence GTGAACCTGCTGCTCGCCGAGGTGGCCCAGGCCACCCAGCGGCTGGCCGACGCCGGTGTGCCCTCGCCGCGCAACGACGCGGAGGAGCTGGCCGCGTTCGTGCACGGCGTGAAGCGCGGTCAACTGCACTCCGTGAAGGACGCCGACTTCGACGCCCGCTACTGGGAGGTCATCGCCCGGCGCGAGCAGCGCGAGCCGCTGCAGCACATCACCGGGCGGGCCTACTTCCGCTACCTGGAGCTCCAGGTCGGGCCCGGCGTGTTCGTGCCCCGGCCGGAGACCGAGTCCGTGGTCGGCTGGGCGATAGACGCGGTACGCGCGATGGACGTCGTCGAGCCGTGCATCGTCGACCTGTGCACCGGCTCCGGCGCCATCGCGCTCGCCCTCGCCCAGGAGGTGCCGCGCTCGCGCGTGCACGCCGTGGAGCTGTCCGAGGACGCCCTGGTGTGGACCCGGAAGAACGTGGCCGGCTCCCGTGTCGACCTGCGCCAGGGTGACGCGCTGACCGCCTTCCCGGACCTCGACGGCCAGGTCGACCTGGTCGTGTCCAACCCGCCGTACATCCCGCTCACCGAATGGGAGTACGTCGCCCCGGAGGCCCGCGACTACGACCCGGAGATGGCGTTGTTCTCCGGTGAGGACGGTCTCGACCTCATCCGGGGCATCGAACGCACCGCGCACCGGCTGCTGCGCCCCGGCGGGGTCGTCGTGATCGAGCACGCCGACACCCAGGGCGGACAGGTGCCGTGGATCTTCACCGAGGAGCGGGGCTGGGCCGACGCGGCCGACCATCCCGACCTCAACAACCGGCCGCGCTTCGCCACCGCCCGCAAGGCGCTGCCGTGA
- the rpmE gene encoding 50S ribosomal protein L31, with protein sequence MKRDIHPAYVETQVSCTCGASFTTRSTIESGAIRAEVCSECHPFYTGKQKILDTGGRVARFEARFGKAAGSKK encoded by the coding sequence TTGAAGCGCGACATCCACCCCGCGTACGTCGAGACGCAGGTCAGCTGCACCTGCGGCGCGTCGTTCACCACCCGCAGCACCATCGAGTCCGGCGCCATCCGGGCCGAGGTCTGCTCCGAGTGCCACCCGTTCTACACGGGCAAGCAGAAGATCCTCGACACCGGTGGCCGTGTGGCCCGCTTCGAGGCCCGCTTCGGCAAGGCCGCCGGCTCCAAGAAGTAG
- the thrB gene encoding homoserine kinase, with translation MAGPAFRAAAVRVRVPATSANLGPGFDALGLALGLYDDVVVRVADSGLHIDIAGEGGETLPRDESHLLVRSLRTAFDLLGGQPRGLEIVCANRIPHGRGLGSSSAAICAGIVAARAVTIGGEARLDDAALLELATEIEGHPDNVAACLLGGFTLSWMEAGTARAIRMEPHDSIVPVVFVPGKPVLTETARGLLPRSVPHVDAAANAGRAALLVEALTRRPELLLPATEDRLHQEYRAPAMPDSAALVERLRADGIPAVISGAGPTVMALADADSADKVSHLAGEGWAANRLDLDSRGASVLPLAT, from the coding sequence ATGGCCGGTCCAGCGTTCCGCGCCGCCGCCGTCCGGGTGCGCGTCCCCGCCACCAGCGCCAACCTCGGCCCGGGTTTCGACGCCCTGGGCCTCGCGCTGGGGCTCTACGACGACGTGGTCGTCCGGGTGGCCGACTCCGGGCTGCACATCGACATCGCGGGTGAGGGCGGCGAGACCCTGCCGCGGGACGAGAGCCACCTCCTCGTCCGCTCCCTGCGGACCGCCTTCGACCTGCTGGGCGGACAGCCCCGCGGCCTGGAGATCGTCTGCGCCAACCGCATCCCGCACGGCCGGGGCCTCGGCTCCTCCTCCGCCGCCATCTGCGCCGGCATCGTCGCCGCCCGCGCCGTGACCATAGGCGGCGAGGCACGCCTGGACGACGCCGCGCTGCTGGAACTGGCCACCGAGATCGAGGGCCACCCGGACAACGTGGCCGCCTGTCTGCTCGGCGGCTTCACCCTGTCCTGGATGGAGGCCGGCACCGCCCGCGCCATCAGGATGGAGCCGCACGATTCCATCGTTCCGGTGGTTTTCGTGCCCGGAAAGCCCGTACTGACCGAGACGGCGCGCGGACTGCTCCCGCGCAGCGTTCCGCACGTGGACGCCGCCGCGAACGCGGGCCGCGCCGCCCTGCTGGTCGAGGCCCTGACCAGGCGTCCCGAGCTGCTGCTGCCCGCCACCGAGGACCGCCTCCACCAGGAGTACCGCGCCCCGGCCATGCCCGACAGCGCCGCACTGGTGGAGCGGCTGCGCGCCGACGGCATCCCGGCCGTCATCTCCGGCGCCGGACCCACCGTGATGGCCCTGGCCGACGCCGACAGCGCCGACAAGGTCTCCCACCTCGCGGGTGAGGGCTGGGCCGCCAACCGGCTGGACCTGGATTCCCGGGGAGCGAGCGTCCTGCCGCTCGCGACGTGA